The window TGACCTAAAAACCTGCTAATGCTTTCCAGTTTCATACCTGCTGTTAATAGGTGGGTAGCTATGCTATGCCTGAGCGTATGTAATCCTATCTCCTTTTCTATTAAGTCCAAGTCTCCTGTTTGGTATTGCAACTTCTTTAGTCTAAGCAGAAGGCTTTGGCCTTGCATGCCTTTTCCTGAGCTGTAACTAATAAAAAGCTTACCTATCTTGCTGCCTCTGCTTAAAGCTGTTCTATGATCATAGACATAACTAATTAAATGGTGTAGATTCCTTTTACTGATTGGTACTAACCTTTCTTTATAGTTCTTCCCTCCTTTCACATGCAATATGCTGCTATCAAAATTGATATCTTCTACTTCCAGCTGTACGCCTTCATTTCTTCTTAGACCACAACCATAGTAAATAGCTAGCATGGCTCTGTCTCTTGACTGTATTGCTTCATATAGTTGATCTGAGGCATTCGGCTTTCTATCAGGTAACTGATAGCTTGCCTTAAAAAGAAGCCTAATTTCTTCCACTGTCAGATAGTCTAGCTTCCTGACCGCTTCTTCATCTTTTAACCTGATTGCAGGGATTTCCAGCCTGCCTACCTTTCTCAAGTATTCAGTAAACTTTCGTAATGCCTGTATATGCTTGTTCAGGTGGCCATTACTTAGCCCACCGCCCCGCCTGTTGTTAGCTCGTTCCTTTAGCTTTTGGTAATAGCCTTCAATGTGCTTTGTTTTTAGCTCTCTGATGTTTTTGATTTCCTGCTGCTCAAGATAGTGGAGCAGTTCACGAACGTGTAAGGGAAGGTTGTACACAGTAGTAATACTATAGCCCTGCACGGCAAGCCATTCTTTGAAGCTTTCTTCCAGATAGCGATATGAGGCATTGGATAGGTTTAACTTTTTCATCTATATTTATTCTAACTTTATCACTCCAATGACTACTTTTTGGCACTTATTATCAGGCAAGTATTGCAGGTTCTCAGGTAATCGCCTAACAGGCTCTGTTTTTCACTTCGGTTGGTGTTTCCAGAACTTTTGAACTTTGCTTATAAACTCTTGACAGGCTGCAGCTTTACTGGTTCATTGAGTAAGTGAACCACCCTTGAACCACCTATGAACATCCCCCTTTATTTTACTACTTCTTCCTTTAGTACTATTTATACTACGATTGAATAAAGCTTAATGAACCTAATCAGATATATACTATATTAAGCTGTTTCACGGTGCTCTGTCTATAACATGCACCGAGTACTCCCCTTTGGGGAATGATTCTTACTCTTTTAATACTTTTAGCAACTGATCTAATACACCTCCCACATTTTGCTTTAAGCTTTCATATTCTTCCATTTCTACTATTCTATAATGATGCACTTTGCCCTTTTCTCCTTTGATCTTCTCTACAAAATCATAGGCCTGCAACTCTACCATATACCGCTTCTGATTGCTAGGATTTATTCTGGTTGCTTTCCGTACTTCCTGATTGGTAAATTCTTCTTTCCCCTCCTTCTTTAACCATGATTTCAACCATTCCAGATAATTTCGACTTGCCTCATTCAAGGGATCGGATTTCCTGATCAATACTTCCTTCATCAGCTTATTGGCTTCTTCTATATCTTCAAGAGTTGTATTGATGTAAACCTCTCCTGTTTCCCTATCGGTTTCTTCCTCTCTTTGGTATTGATGGTAAAAAGTCACCGCTTCGATGAAGGCTAAATAATGCGCATTCGTTCTTCTGGGCTTAAACACGATAGCTGGTAGCTGCAACTGCTCTGCATAAGGGTTTCTGATGCTTACAGGCTTTAACACACGTTGTGTATTTTTTAAGAGCTCTTGTAATTGATGGGCTGCTGCTATATCTACTTTACCTGCTGATAACTTCCGCTGATAGGCCATAATTTTTTCATCCTGCCCCCTGCTTTCATCTATGTAAATCATAAACGATCGATTCGCATTATCTTCATACAGACTTTCTTTAGTGGTACAGCCTGCTACACAAACAGGGCCTTCTACTGTTAAGGTCACTGTTCTGGTCTCTCCTTTTGTGTTTTTAACTACTACCGTTTTGGTGATCCGCTTTTTGCTCTTGATTTCTCTTAGAGGATAAAGTACTTCTTCCGCACCGTCCAGGTCTTCTATGAGTATGAGTTTGTTTCTTAGTTCCTGCTGACCAAAATAGTAAAAGGCATTGCCGCTCAGGCTGGTGATTTCCAGCTTATCCTCTTCGGGGATTAAAGCTGCTACTTTCTCTTGCAAATGGGTTTTACCTATGCCAGAACTGCCCAAGCTAATCACATGCAGCGGATTATCTCTTTTTCGGCTCGTAAAGATCAAATACATCAATAGCCTGTTGTTTTCTTCTCCTATCACTCCTGCCTTGCCTATATCCTCTTTTGTGCGTTCTATCAAGTTAGGAGCTTTTAAATATTGTAAGGCTTCCTTTCGCTCTGTGGTAGTGAGTTGCTTGCGCTTATCTTGTGTTTGGACTTTTAATTCTATTTCTTTTAGTCTGTAGGCTTCCAGCTCGTCTGTGAGTTCTGTTAATGCCGCTGCTGCTACACTCGTTCCTATTTCTAACCTTTCTGCTATTTTCCTGATCAGCTTTTCTGTTTGGGTATCATTGTATAAATCAAGGTTGTGGCGCAAGCTTAAGTGTTCCACTTGGATTTTCAGGGTTGCCCTCATCCTGTCCAAGCCTTCCATTCTAATACCTCCTAAAATAGCGATTTCTAATGCTCCCTGAGTAAAGGTGAGATGTTCGGGGTTGGAAGTATCTAAAGGTTCTGTGGTAGCTTTCATTTTTCTAAAAATAATTTTTACTGATATATTTATCATAAATCTATAAGATATATCAGAACAAAGCAAGACTTATATGATTTGATTATGATATTTATATCACCTACTTTTACCTAAAGCATCATATTTATATCATTTTACTTACTTATCTATGACTTTAGGCAACCATATCGCCACTTTACGCAAGAATAAAAAAATATCACAGCAAGAGCTGGGCAAGCTTGCTGGCACCTCTGGCGATCTCATTGGGCGCTATGAAAGAGATGAGGTAAAACCCTCTATTGATGTGGTCATTAAGATAGCTGATGCATTAAATGTATCACTCGACTTCCTTGTAGGTAAAACTGATCTTGAGCTCGATACTGATGCACTAAAAAGGCTGGAACTGATTTCTAAACTCCCGCAGGAAGAAAAAAAACAACTACTACACGTTATCGATGCACTTCTAAGAGATTTTAACGCTAAAAAAGCTTATGCTTTATGAGGACTAAAATTGAAGAGTTCAATGGCACTCATGTTTCTATTCGTTTTTTCCCAGATTCAGAACATGAACAAAAAGCTTTATCTGCTTTCAAAAATAATCGTGCTAATGACAGCATAGAACTCAATGTTATAGGAAGGGTGGAAAAAGCGATTCTTTCTCAAGGTCTGGGACAGTACTCAGTTACAGGATTCAATGGAGTTCAAAACAATATCTACTATATCTTTCAAGTGCAAAGAATTGGGGGCTTAGGACATTAAAAAACCCCAAGCTTTAAGAGAAGCTTGGGGTTTGGTTATATCTTAATGTATGTATTTATTAATTACCACCATGTAAAACATGGCGGGAACGGGGGACCCAATGGTAAATATAGGTTTACAACAAGACTTCTTAGCATTTTAATCTTGATCAATAGTTCGATAACCATTCTCCCATTCTTTGGAGTCTGAGTAGTAGATCAATGATTCACCTAATGAAGTCCCAAACCAAACAGTATAGTAAACACTATCTCGTTTTTCATAGAATAGTTCTTCAGAATCAATATTACTTAAATCAACTTCATTTAGAGTATTAGGTAGTTTTCCATGCAATGCCGAATATTCCTCTATCTTTTCAACTAGCAAATTACCATTTCTTTTTAACCTGTTCTCGTCAAAATCACGTAGAAAAACGAAATAGACTAGTAAAATAATTGATATTACCAATCCAATAAGAATTGTTGCTTTTTTCATATTAGTCATTCTTTTGTATCCTCTTTCTTCTCTTCTTCTGTTGTGTGTTTCGGATCAGAAGACATATTTGTCTCGGTTGGTGGTGTAGATGTGTCATCCGCATCTGGCAAATTGTCGTAGTTTGGTGCATTTTCTGGATCAGTCGCTCCCAAGACATCAACTAAGAAATTCTGTAACTGCTCAGCAAATGACAGATCGCTTTCAGGGTCAAAGAAATCTGCTCCAAATTGTGCACCAAATTTATCACTAGGTAAATCCTCATAACTAAAAGCTGAATGCTCCGCATTAATCATATCACCTAACTCTTGCAACAGTCCATCTTGTAATGCTTTACCAACAGGGTGTTCTTCTCCATTTTGCTTATAGCCATAACTTCTACCAGCATAAAACATGAAGTGCGCCATGTCGACCCAACCACCTTTTTTGGTATAGATATATCGGTTACCACCTGAAGTATTAAAGGGAGCAGTATTCGCTGGCTTAGGACCTTTAAAGGTCATCTTAGTTTTACCCATTCTTAGCATTCCAGCATTTGCATCACTGCCTCTTGTTTTTCCCAAACCTGTTGATAAATTATTCATGAAGGAAACAAACCCCTGAACCGTACCAGCTAAAGGTTTAATAGGTTCATTTCCATCAGGGTCAATATTTCCAATAGGGTTATTCAGGACATAATTATATGGACTATATGCAGAATATTTCTCACTTAGGTTATCAACTCCATTCCATCTCCCTAAATCAGGCTGATACATTCTTGCCCCATAGTCAATCCACCCTGTTTCTTCCTGCTCCTCCTTGCCGTTGTACTTGTAATTATTCGCCTTTGAGTAGCTCCTCTGATAGGAGTTAAAGGTTAGACCAAAAGGATAGTAATTATAGCGATTTTTTAGCGCACACTCTTTTTTCTTTAGGCTCTCCCCTAAAAAAACAGCGGTTTTGCCCATGCTTTCCCCTGCCTGTCGGTATGATAATTTTAAACAGCCCATTTAAGCTTTCAAGATAATAATATTTTTTTTCGCCCTCGCCTGTTTTTTAAGTTTTCATTCGTATAAGTAGTAAATAACTTAATTTTAAAAACATATGATTATGGCACACAATTTCGATTACAATAAAATTATGGAGACTTACAACAATGCTGCAAGCCCTGTTGCTGCTAATGGGGCATTTGATTTAGTAAGAACATCATTAAAAGACGGTCACGAGGTTCAGATTAATTTTGGAGAAGGACAACAGTCTAAAAGGTTTACAAAGATTGAAGACTTTAATAAATGGGTTGCCGACATTAAGGAGAGGATTTAAATAGTTTGTTGGCAATATAAACTAACGTTTTTTTGAAGGATAAAAGCTTTGGGCGTGCGTGGGATTGTGTGGCATTTATTCTTCAAAAAAATGATCCAAGCGAACTGCTGCACCCCATTAAATGTAAAAAATCTGGCAGAGCGCGGTAAGTATCCTGATCACTAAAACGACCACAACAATTTGCTGGAACCACTTCACTTTCCCGACCTGCACTGTCTGCTCTGCGGGCCCCTGCGGGCGCCACCACCAGCCTGCCAAGGGGGAACGTAGCAAAGCGGAGAGGCTTGGCAGTGCGGACAGCCTTTGGATTGTGCGTCTGGTTTGCGGGGGCTGTACGGGACTGGTGGTGGCACGCAGGCCCGCACTAACTCGGGCTGTGGTTTTGTTTTTTTGCCTTTGCCCCGCAGGGATCAAACACATCAAAAAAACAAAAAGGAACAGACGTGGCGAGGAGCGGATGGCAAGCAAGGGGAGGAAAATGCAAATAGGGTTTGTGCGGCTGCTAAATATGCGCTGTACTCTGATACCGATTTACCTGCTTATGCTTTTTTGCTAAGCGGGTGATCCATTAACAACAATCAGTGTGCAGCGCATGTTTTAAGGCGTGAAGATTTGCATTTTTCCGCACTGCAGCCTTGCCAACGCACCACAGGCACACCGCTTCACCAAGTATTTTTCCGACCCCTCGATGGGGAAGAAAAAATAAACTGCTCACTCTCGTATCGCACCACTCTCGGCATGGTTCCGCCCGTGCGGAACCAACTACTGCCCTACTGCTTTTTGGTGGAGTTGATATAAAGATTTTACTGGGGGTTATCTCTTTTTCTGGATGTTTGAGGGATCTCTGCTTGTATGAAAAATATCAAGGATCAAGATTGCTTTACTGGTAATCTCGTAAATTATTTTATAGCTCCATATTACTTTATAACGATAATTACCAGGTTCACCCTTTAAATTAGGCTCTTCTTCAAATTTCTCAGGAAAGTCGCTCAAAGACTTGGATTGTGCTACTATTTCGTTTCTGACTTTCTTGGCTACCTCAATGGATTCTCTTTTCTTAATATAGTTGTAAATACTTCTTAATGATCTTTTTGCTTCATCATCCCAGATAATACCTAACCTTTTCTTTACCATTCCTGCATCTCTTTTTCAAGATCATCCTGAGTAGTATATTGACCTTTCGCTATTCTTGCTTTAGCATCCCTGACCCTTGTCTTTAATTGATTTGCCGTCATAGGTTTGCCCGATAAAGTATAATCATCTTGCGTATATTCTTTAGCTACAGCATAAAGCATTTTTATAAGCCTAGCATCTCCTTCTTCTATAAAATGGTAGAGTTCTTCTTTGATCTTAGGTGCTCCCATAATTGATGTTATTTCCATACAAATTAACGATTTATTTTTGCAATTAATTCATCCCATCGGATGGAACTGCTGGATTTCTTCTTTTAAGCTTTCTACATCGTTTCTTAAATAGCTTTCTGTACTGCTGATATAGCGATGGCCTGCTAGGTATTGAACTTCTCTTAGATTATGGCCTCTTAGCCACTTAGTAATCACACTCGATCTGATCTGCTCAGCATTTTTTACTCTACTATTTATCTGTTTTACCTTTAGCATTAACTGCGTCATAAAATTGCTAAAACTATAGCAGTTACCTGCTTCTCCAATAAATAGTCTATTGGTTACCTGTGGCTTTTGGCTTTTTCTTTTAGGTTTCATCTGCAACAGCTCAGCTCGAACATGTAATATATAGTCGTATAAATCCATGACCTGATAGCTTTCTAACTGCAGCAATCTGCCGTTATATTTTTTACCTCCCAGTACATCGAGGTTTCCTTCTCTTAATTTAATATGGCTCACTTCTAATCTGGCTAACTCTGTTGTTCTTAAGCCTTGGTAAATCAGCATGCCTAGCATCACTTTATTACGCTTATCCTGATGGCTTTCAGCAGGATATTGATTATACAGGCTGTGGAGATCCTCACTACTTAATATGGGGTAAAGCGTTTTCCTTTTAATGCCTTTTACAGCTATATCTGTTACTGGATCTTTACTGATCAACTCTTCCTCTAGTAAATAATTATAGAAGTGCTTAATAGTGCCTATATAACTTTGTATTGTTCTTTGGCTTACTTCCCTGCTATTGCACCATTTCATAAAACTTAATAAGTCTGTATAGCTTACTTCTGTCACTGACAGATTCTCTATAGCTAGCCAGTCAAAGTAGACCGATACTATCCTTAATCTACTCTTGATACTTGCTTTACTGGCTTGTTTTACTTTCAGATACTTTATAAAACCTTCTTTCAGCTGTACTTGGTTTATTAACTCATCTTTCATCTTCTGATAGCTGGATATATTCATAGACGGGTATATTTTTATAGACTGTTTGTTGCTCACTGGGCTTATGCTGAAGGTGCGCATAGATTTGCGTACTTTCTAAGCTGCTATGACCTAAAAACCTGCTAATGCTTTCCAGTTTCATACCTGCTGTTAATAGGTGGGTAGCTATGCTATGCCTGAGCGTATGTAATCCTATCTCCTTTTCTATTAAGTCCAAGTCTCCTGTTTGGTATTGCAACTTCTTTAGTCTAAGCAGAAGGCTTTGGCCTTGCATGCCTTTTCCTGAGCTGTAACTAATAAAAAGCTTACCTATCTTGCTGCCTCTGCTTAAAGCTGTTCTATGATCATAGACATAACTAATTAAATGGTGTAGATTCCTTTTACTGATTGGTACTAACCTTTCTTTATAGTTCTTCCCTCCTTTCACATGCAATATGCTGCTATCAAAATTGATATCTTCTACTTCCAGCTGTACGCCTTCATTTCTTCTTAGACCACAACCATAGTAAATAGCTAGCATGGCTCTGTCTCTTGACTGTATTGCTTCATATAGTTGATCTGAGGCATTCGGCTTTCTATCAGGTAACTGATAGCTTGCCTTAAAAAGAAGCCTAATTTCTTCCACTGTCAGATAGTCTAGCTTCCTGACCGCTTCTTCATCTTTTAACCTGATTGCAGGGATTTCCAGCCTGCCTACCTTTCTCAAGTATTCAGTAAACTTTCGTAATGCCTGTATATGCTTGTTCAGGTGGCCATTACTTAGCCCACCGCCCCGCCTGTTGTTAGCTCGTTCCTTTAGCTTTTGGTAATAGCCTTCAATGTGCTTTGTTTTTAGCTCTCTGATGTTTTTGATTTCCTGCTGCTCAAGATAGTGGAGCAGTTCACGAACGTGTAAGGGAAGGTTGTACACAGTAGTAATACTATAGCCCTGCACGGCAAGCCATTCTTTGAAGCTTTCTTCCAGATAGCGATATGAGGCATTGGATAGGTTTAACTTTTTCATCTATATTTATTCTAACTTTATCACTCCAATGACTACTTTTTGGCACTTATTATCAGGCAAGTATTGCAGGTTCTCAGGTAATCGCCTAACAGGCTCTGTTTTTCACTTCGGTTGGTGTTTCCAGAACTTTTGAACTTTGCTTATAAACTCTTGACAGGCTGCAGCTTTACTGGTTCATTGAGTAAGTGAACCACCCTTGAACCACCTATGAACATCCCCCTTTATTTTACTACTTCTTCCTTTAGTACTATTTATACTACGATTGAATAAAGCTTAATGAACCTAATCAGATATATACTATATTAAGCTGTTTCACGGTGCTCTGTCTATAACATGCACCGAGTACTCCCCTTTGGGGAATGATTCTTACTCTTTTAATACTTTTAGCAACTGATCTAATACACCTCCCACATTTTGCTTTAAGCTTTCATATTCTTCCATTTCTACTATTCTATAATGATGCACTTTGCCCTTTTCTCCTTTGATCTTCTCTACAAAATCATAGGCCTGCAACTCTACCATATACCGCTTCTGATTGCTAGGATTTATTCTGGTTGCTTTCCGTACTTCCTGATTGGTAAATTCTTCTTTCCCCTCCTTCTTTAACCATGATTTCAACCATTCCAGATAATTTCGACTTGCCTCATTCAAGGGATCGGATTTCCTGATCAATACTTCCTTCATCAGCTTATTGGCTTCTTCTATATCTTCAAGAGTTGTATTGATGTAAACCTCTCCTGTTTCCCTATCGGTTTCTTCCTCTCTTTGGTATTGATGGTAAAAAGTCACCGCTTCGATGAAGGCTAAATAATGCGCATTCGTTCTTCTGGGCTTAAACACGATAGCTGGTAGCTGCAACTGCTCTGCATAAGGGTTTCTGATGCTTACAGGCTTTAACACACGTTGTGTATTTTTTAAGAGCTCTTGTAATTGATGGGCTGCTGCTATATCTACTTTACCTGCTGATAACTTCCGCTGATAGGCCATAATTTTTTCATCCTGCCCCCTGCTTTCATCTATGTAAATCATAAACGATCGATTCGCATTATCTTCATACAGACTTTCTTTAGTGGTACAGCCTGCTACACAAACAGGGCCTTCTACTGTTAAGGTCACTGTTCTGGTCTCTCCTTTTGTGTTTTTAACTACTACCGTTTTGGTGATCCGCTTTTTGCTCTTGATTTCTCTTAGAGGATAAAGTACTTCTTCCGCACCGTCCAGGTCTTCTATGAGTATGAGTTTGTTTCTTAGTTCCTGCTGACCAAAATAGTAAAAGGCATTGCCGCTCAGGCTGGTGATTTCCAGCTTATCCTCTTCGGGGATTAAAGCTGCTACTTTCTCTTGCAAATGGGTTTTACCTATGCCAGAACTGCCCAAGCTAATCACATGCAGCGGATTATCTCTTTTTCGGCTCGTAAAGATCAAATACATCAATAGCCTGTTGTTTTCTTCTCCTATCACTCCTGCCTTGCCTATATCCTCTTTTGTGCGTTCTATCAAGTTAGGAGCTTTTAAATATTGTAAGGCTTCCTT is drawn from Marivirga arenosa and contains these coding sequences:
- a CDS encoding tyrosine-type recombinase/integrase, which produces MKKLNLSNASYRYLEESFKEWLAVQGYSITTVYNLPLHVRELLHYLEQQEIKNIRELKTKHIEGYYQKLKERANNRRGGGLSNGHLNKHIQALRKFTEYLRKVGRLEIPAIRLKDEEAVRKLDYLTVEEIRLLFKASYQLPDRKPNASDQLYEAIQSRDRAMLAIYYGCGLRRNEGVQLEVEDINFDSSILHVKGGKNYKERLVPISKRNLHHLISYVYDHRTALSRGSKIGKLFISYSSGKGMQGQSLLLRLKKLQYQTGDLDLIEKEIGLHTLRHSIATHLLTAGMKLESISRFLGHSSLESTQIYAHLQHKPSEQQTVYKNIPVYEYIQLSEDER
- a CDS encoding helix-turn-helix domain-containing protein, with product MTLGNHIATLRKNKKISQQELGKLAGTSGDLIGRYERDEVKPSIDVVIKIADALNVSLDFLVGKTDLELDTDALKRLELISKLPQEEKKQLLHVIDALLRDFNAKKAYAL
- a CDS encoding RHS repeat domain-containing protein, producing MGCLKLSYRQAGESMGKTAVFLGESLKKKECALKNRYNYYPFGLTFNSYQRSYSKANNYKYNGKEEQEETGWIDYGARMYQPDLGRWNGVDNLSEKYSAYSPYNYVLNNPIGNIDPDGNEPIKPLAGTVQGFVSFMNNLSTGLGKTRGSDANAGMLRMGKTKMTFKGPKPANTAPFNTSGGNRYIYTKKGGWVDMAHFMFYAGRSYGYKQNGEEHPVGKALQDGLLQELGDMINAEHSAFSYEDLPSDKFGAQFGADFFDPESDLSFAEQLQNFLVDVLGATDPENAPNYDNLPDADDTSTPPTETNMSSDPKHTTEEEKKEDTKE
- a CDS encoding type II toxin-antitoxin system RelE/ParE family toxin, which translates into the protein MVKKRLGIIWDDEAKRSLRSIYNYIKKRESIEVAKKVRNEIVAQSKSLSDFPEKFEEEPNLKGEPGNYRYKVIWSYKIIYEITSKAILILDIFHTSRDPSNIQKKR
- a CDS encoding tyrosine-type recombinase/integrase, translated to MNISSYQKMKDELINQVQLKEGFIKYLKVKQASKASIKSRLRIVSVYFDWLAIENLSVTEVSYTDLLSFMKWCNSREVSQRTIQSYIGTIKHFYNYLLEEELISKDPVTDIAVKGIKRKTLYPILSSEDLHSLYNQYPAESHQDKRNKVMLGMLIYQGLRTTELARLEVSHIKLREGNLDVLGGKKYNGRLLQLESYQVMDLYDYILHVRAELLQMKPKRKSQKPQVTNRLFIGEAGNCYSFSNFMTQLMLKVKQINSRVKNAEQIRSSVITKWLRGHNLREVQYLAGHRYISSTESYLRNDVESLKEEIQQFHPMG
- a CDS encoding tyrosine-type recombinase/integrase, which produces MKKLNLSNASYRYLEESFKEWLAVQGYSITTVYNLPLHVRELLHYLEQQEIKNIRELKTKHIEGYYQKLKERANNRRGGGLSNGHLNKHIQALRKFTEYLRKVGRLEIPAIRLKDEEAVRKLDYLTVEEIRLLFKASYQLPDRKPNASDQLYEAIQSRDRAMLAIYYGCGLRRNEGVQLEVEDINFDSSILHVKGGKNYKERLVPISKRNLHHLISYVYDHRTALSRGSKIGKLFISYSSGKGMQGQSLLLRLKKLQYQTGDLDLIEKEIGLHTLRHSIATHLLTAGMKLESISRFLGHSSLESTQIYAHLQHKPSEQQTVYKNIPVYEYIQLSEDER